A portion of the Paucilactobacillus hokkaidonensis JCM 18461 genome contains these proteins:
- a CDS encoding Fur family transcriptional regulator translates to MNVDTTHALTILQTSHYKLTKQRKSLVDYLAQHKDRYTDITTVDSYLRQLYPGVSHNTIYRNLKEFEEVGIVETHVKNDQMQVKYQCDYANQHHHHFVCQNCGRVTEIEMCPIDMSFFESQLPGAQITGHRFELVGLCAECQKNSD, encoded by the coding sequence TTGAATGTTGATACGACACATGCTTTAACCATATTACAAACTAGTCATTATAAGTTAACCAAGCAACGTAAATCGTTAGTTGACTATTTAGCACAACATAAGGACCGTTATACTGACATTACTACTGTTGACTCGTATTTACGTCAACTATATCCAGGGGTAAGCCATAATACAATTTATCGCAATTTAAAAGAATTTGAAGAAGTTGGAATTGTTGAGACTCACGTCAAAAATGACCAAATGCAAGTTAAATATCAATGTGATTACGCTAATCAACATCATCATCATTTTGTGTGTCAAAATTGTGGTCGGGTGACAGAAATCGAGATGTGTCCAATTGATATGTCGTTTTTTGAAAGTCAATTACCAGGAGCACAAATAACTGGACATCGATTTGAGTTAGTTGGGCTTTGTGCCGAATGTCAGAAAAATAGTGATTAA
- a CDS encoding guanylate kinase → MESMKRVLVITGATGAGKTTVSNYLEEKYDMPKVITHTTRAPRPGETDDVDYHFETKSSMEQLHLLEKVEYDHHQYGSSYEALDQAWEKNSLITIVLDTKGAQTYYEQLGEKAVIIFLTVSHSKSLVSRLTRRGDQISALEQRIKSEEYQRDLQLPKSLNNVAHLIVNDHWEETKEKLDKLVASLSNEVK, encoded by the coding sequence TTGGAATCGATGAAGCGAGTATTAGTGATTACCGGTGCAACCGGTGCAGGGAAAACAACTGTAAGCAATTACTTAGAAGAAAAATATGACATGCCAAAGGTGATTACACATACTACTAGAGCACCAAGACCAGGTGAAACTGATGATGTTGATTATCACTTTGAAACAAAATCATCTATGGAACAGCTCCACTTATTGGAGAAGGTGGAATATGATCATCACCAATATGGATCTTCGTATGAAGCATTGGATCAAGCATGGGAGAAAAATTCTTTAATTACCATTGTATTAGATACAAAGGGTGCCCAGACATATTATGAACAATTGGGAGAAAAAGCAGTTATTATATTTTTAACGGTTAGTCATTCTAAATCATTGGTGTCACGATTAACTAGGCGTGGCGATCAAATCAGTGCACTGGAACAACGAATTAAAAGTGAAGAATATCAACGTGATTTACAGTTGCCAAAGAGTTTGAATAACGTCGCACATTTAATTGTTAATGATCATTGGGAAGAAACCAAAGAAAAATTGGATAAATTGGTTGCTAGTTTAAGTAATGAAGTGAAATAG
- a CDS encoding bis(5'-nucleosyl)-tetraphosphatase — protein MLEITSGAVVYQKTAEGIKYLLLQSTNKGQFWGFPKGHVESGETLLETAEREILEETQLSLTVNPKFSVYTEYDLPNGNRKQMTLYTTKVSSDQSIKLQAEEIKNAVWLGYSAAREKLTYDNLKQLLDQINEELQN, from the coding sequence TTGTTAGAAATTACAAGCGGGGCTGTTGTATACCAAAAAACGGCTGAAGGAATCAAATATTTATTATTACAAAGCACTAATAAAGGCCAATTTTGGGGATTTCCAAAAGGACATGTTGAGTCTGGAGAAACATTATTGGAAACTGCAGAACGTGAAATCTTAGAAGAAACTCAGTTAAGCCTTACCGTTAATCCAAAATTTAGTGTTTATACAGAATACGATTTACCCAATGGCAATCGTAAACAAATGACGTTATATACCACTAAAGTGTCATCTGACCAATCAATTAAGTTACAGGCCGAAGAAATAAAAAATGCAGTCTGGCTTGGTTATTCAGCTGCGCGCGAAAAATTAACTTACGATAATTTGAAACAACTGCTAGATCAAATTAATGAAGAGCTACAAAACTAA
- a CDS encoding APC family permease, translating into MSSKIFRKESLSRYLERDNRFVKTLSAFDLMALGIGAVIGTGIFILPGTVAATTSGPGIILSFLGSAVVCALAAMCYAEFASTLPVAGSAYSYGNVVMGEIIGWILGWALILEYMLAVAAVSTGWAAYFNSFIEGFGLHIPKALSGSFSPANGTYFNLVAVLIVLSIAFLLSRGMSTSMRVNNWAVIIKIAIILIFIVVGMFYVKPSNWHPFLPYKTAGVFQGAALVFFAYLGFDAVSSSAAEVKNVKKNMPIGIIGTLVVATLLYMAVAVVLTGMVKYTKLDVANPVAFALQTVNQNWTAGLISIGALIGMFTMMVTMIYSSSRLVYSIGRDGLLPSFLDKIDTTHKVPKNALVAVTIVIAVMGGLVPLDDLTSLVNIGTLIAFTFVSFGIIPLRHRKDIKNEGGFKVPWYPVLPIISGLACILMLTQLKLETWIASGIWFLIGLVIYFSYGFSHSKLNQSANKAD; encoded by the coding sequence ATGTCTTCAAAAATATTTCGTAAAGAGAGTCTTAGTCGTTACTTAGAGCGCGATAATCGCTTTGTTAAAACTCTTTCAGCTTTCGATCTCATGGCGCTGGGAATTGGTGCCGTAATTGGAACTGGAATTTTTATTTTGCCCGGAACCGTGGCCGCCACAACTAGTGGCCCTGGTATCATTTTATCATTTTTAGGATCCGCTGTAGTGTGTGCTTTGGCAGCCATGTGTTACGCAGAATTTGCATCAACTTTGCCAGTTGCCGGAAGCGCATATTCATATGGTAACGTTGTTATGGGGGAAATCATTGGCTGGATTCTAGGTTGGGCATTAATTCTAGAATACATGCTAGCTGTTGCTGCCGTTTCAACTGGATGGGCAGCTTACTTCAATTCGTTTATTGAAGGATTTGGACTTCATATTCCTAAGGCATTGTCTGGCTCGTTTAGTCCAGCTAATGGAACTTATTTCAATTTAGTCGCCGTGTTGATCGTGTTATCAATCGCATTCTTACTTTCACGCGGTATGTCAACATCGATGCGTGTTAATAATTGGGCTGTCATCATTAAAATTGCCATTATTCTTATTTTCATTGTAGTCGGAATGTTCTATGTTAAACCAAGTAATTGGCATCCATTTTTACCTTATAAGACAGCAGGTGTTTTTCAAGGTGCAGCACTTGTATTCTTTGCTTACCTGGGATTTGACGCCGTTTCTTCATCTGCAGCTGAAGTTAAAAACGTGAAAAAAAATATGCCAATTGGAATTATTGGAACACTCGTTGTGGCCACTCTTCTTTATATGGCCGTTGCCGTTGTCCTAACAGGAATGGTCAAATATACAAAATTAGACGTTGCCAATCCGGTCGCATTTGCTTTACAAACTGTTAATCAAAATTGGACAGCCGGATTAATTTCGATTGGTGCTTTAATCGGAATGTTTACCATGATGGTAACTATGATTTATTCCAGTTCACGATTAGTTTATTCAATCGGGCGTGATGGCCTATTACCTTCATTCTTAGATAAAATCGATACGACCCACAAGGTTCCTAAAAATGCATTAGTAGCAGTCACCATCGTTATTGCAGTCATGGGTGGTTTAGTACCATTAGACGATTTAACCAGCTTGGTTAATATCGGAACTCTAATCGCCTTTACATTTGTTTCCTTTGGAATCATTCCATTGCGTCACCGTAAGGATATTAAAAATGAGGGTGGCTTTAAGGTTCCATGGTATCCTGTCTTACCAATTATTTCAGGTCTTGCATGTATTTTGATGTTAACACAATTGAAGTTAGAGACTTGGATTGCTTCTGGAATTTGGTTCTTAATTGGCCTCGTAATTTACTTTTCTTACGGGTTTTCACATAGTAAGCTTAATCAAAGTGCAAACAAAGCTGATTAA
- a CDS encoding acyltransferase, producing the protein MNSTNLPSTTKHRPYLHEVDFMRVFFICGVLFNHTLNKFTEVMTSQSGWPYYDLKSIRMMFHFSRMGFMFMSGLVLTLNYFERNDWLTFFKKRYNGTLWPYLIWNFLLMLLTIVVSDISYASFSNHYLTAIIHGSSFYMYYLLVTLQLYLVFPGIVWLFKKWPNAHKRIVVISFFVQIILVSLIKFKFANMDTGSWPYWFKSYSINVFSYQFYFIFGAFTSLHYQYTVDFIRRHIQAIGISAMLLSIGTIGYFRIWNLKILGLANDQATSPHQPYMLFFDFLTICTIFFVGKQYEAWRDNGMPEWLTTGVSRIAKVSFGMYLNQTIILMILKWLLSMLSVPDWVLLFMLPLGWLSVVYGSFTFAWFCYKVPPFGFLIGRPNFSVRKVVLKQS; encoded by the coding sequence ATGAATTCAACGAATTTACCAAGTACTACCAAACATCGTCCATATTTGCATGAAGTTGATTTTATGCGCGTGTTCTTCATTTGCGGGGTGCTTTTTAATCATACTCTTAATAAATTTACAGAAGTTATGACTTCTCAAAGTGGTTGGCCATACTATGATTTAAAAAGCATTCGGATGATGTTTCATTTTTCTAGGATGGGATTTATGTTTATGAGTGGTCTGGTATTGACATTAAACTATTTTGAACGTAATGATTGGCTAACTTTTTTCAAAAAAAGATATAATGGGACGCTTTGGCCATATCTTATTTGGAACTTCTTACTAATGTTGTTGACTATTGTAGTGAGCGATATTAGTTATGCTAGCTTTAGTAATCATTATTTAACCGCAATTATTCATGGAAGCAGTTTTTATATGTATTATTTGTTAGTAACGCTGCAATTGTATCTGGTTTTTCCTGGAATAGTGTGGCTATTTAAAAAATGGCCGAACGCACACAAACGAATTGTAGTTATCAGTTTTTTTGTTCAGATAATATTGGTTAGCTTAATTAAATTTAAATTTGCTAATATGGATACTGGTAGTTGGCCATATTGGTTTAAAAGTTACAGCATAAATGTTTTTTCATATCAATTTTATTTTATTTTCGGTGCGTTTACTTCGCTGCACTATCAGTATACGGTGGACTTCATTCGGCGACATATTCAAGCAATCGGAATAAGTGCAATGTTATTATCAATCGGTACAATTGGCTATTTTAGGATTTGGAATTTAAAGATACTTGGGTTAGCTAATGACCAAGCGACATCACCACACCAACCGTATATGCTGTTCTTTGACTTTCTAACTATTTGTACTATTTTTTTTGTTGGTAAACAATATGAAGCTTGGCGAGACAATGGAATGCCAGAATGGTTAACTACTGGAGTTAGTCGAATTGCAAAAGTTAGTTTTGGAATGTATCTCAATCAAACAATAATATTAATGATTTTAAAATGGTTGCTCAGCATGCTCAGTGTACCTGACTGGGTATTGTTGTTCATGCTTCCTCTAGGTTGGCTGTCGGTTGTATATGGCTCATTTACATTTGCATGGTTTTGTTATAAGGTTCCACCGTTTGGATTTTTGATTGGCCGACCTAATTTTTCAGTTCGTAAGGTTGTTTTAAAACAGTCCTAA
- a CDS encoding ABC transporter substrate-binding protein produces MKKIMTILILVLAICGLLGGINYRMNAQTNTSGSKTLNIYNWGDYIDPALITKFEHETGYHVVYETFDSNEAMLTKIKQGGTSYDLTVPSDYTVQRMRRANLVEKIDKSKLPALKNIDSRFMNLAFDPHNDYSVPYFWGTLGIVYNDKYVNAQQVQHWQQLWNPALKKQIMLTDSARDMLGVALITQGKSVNTTNSHDLQQANDQLIKLMPNTKAIVADEIKMYMEQNEASIAVTYSGEAAEMMANNSHLHYVVPSEGSNIWFDNWVIPKTAKHKKAAYAFLNFMLQPKNAAQNAEYIGYSTPNKAAMKYLSKKVANDTQFYPSAKTTKHLQVYQDLPLKVIGKYNDLFLQFKMTK; encoded by the coding sequence ATGAAAAAAATAATGACAATTTTAATTCTTGTGCTCGCTATTTGCGGTCTGCTTGGTGGTATTAATTATAGAATGAACGCACAAACTAATACATCTGGTAGTAAAACTTTGAACATTTATAATTGGGGAGATTATATTGACCCAGCACTGATTACAAAGTTTGAACATGAAACTGGCTACCATGTTGTTTATGAAACGTTTGATAGTAACGAAGCCATGTTGACGAAAATCAAACAAGGTGGAACCAGCTATGATCTCACGGTTCCTAGCGACTATACAGTTCAACGAATGCGACGCGCTAATTTAGTGGAAAAAATTGATAAAAGTAAGTTGCCAGCACTTAAAAATATTGATTCACGGTTTATGAATTTAGCTTTCGATCCACATAATGACTATTCGGTTCCATATTTTTGGGGTACTTTAGGAATTGTCTATAATGATAAATACGTCAATGCGCAGCAAGTTCAACATTGGCAGCAATTGTGGAATCCAGCATTAAAAAAACAAATTATGTTGACAGATAGTGCTCGTGATATGTTAGGTGTAGCGCTGATTACACAGGGAAAGTCAGTTAACACAACTAATAGTCATGATTTGCAGCAAGCAAATGATCAGTTAATTAAGTTAATGCCAAACACAAAAGCAATTGTTGCGGATGAAATCAAAATGTACATGGAGCAAAATGAAGCATCCATTGCAGTTACGTATTCTGGTGAAGCGGCAGAAATGATGGCCAATAATTCACATCTTCATTACGTTGTGCCAAGTGAGGGTAGTAACATTTGGTTTGATAACTGGGTAATTCCTAAGACGGCTAAACATAAAAAAGCAGCCTATGCATTTTTGAACTTCATGCTACAACCTAAGAATGCGGCTCAGAATGCAGAATATATAGGTTATTCCACCCCAAACAAAGCAGCAATGAAATATTTGTCAAAAAAAGTTGCCAACGATACACAATTTTATCCATCGGCTAAAACGACGAAGCATTTACAGGTGTATCAAGATTTACCACTCAAAGTGATTGGTAAGTATAATGATTTGTTTTTGCAGTTCAAGATGACAAAATAG
- a CDS encoding ABC transporter permease — protein MKKWHVSNVYLALVFIVLYLPIFYLIFYSFNAGDTMDHFSGFSWQHYVTLFEDTRMISIVLNTLIIALLSSLIATIIGTLGALGIYSAKKASVKNGLLSLNNVLMVSPDVIIGASFLIFFTFLGFRLGFDSVLLSHIAFSIPIVVLMVLPKINELPKTMVDAAYDLGASSWQTLTKVILPAITPGIFAGYFMAFTYSLDDFAVTFFVTGNGFSTLSVEIYSRARQGVDLEVNALSTLMFFVSLLLVVGYYLLGRYNQSRRMQRVKAAEAKINQ, from the coding sequence ATGAAAAAATGGCATGTGAGCAATGTATATTTAGCACTCGTATTTATCGTATTATACTTGCCTATTTTCTATTTAATTTTTTACTCCTTCAATGCAGGCGATACAATGGATCATTTTAGTGGGTTTTCGTGGCAACATTATGTCACGCTATTTGAGGACACAAGGATGATCAGTATCGTGCTCAACACGTTGATTATTGCACTGCTATCATCGTTAATTGCCACAATTATCGGAACACTTGGTGCACTCGGTATTTATTCAGCAAAAAAAGCGAGTGTTAAAAATGGTTTGTTGTCATTGAACAATGTATTGATGGTTTCACCAGACGTAATTATTGGAGCAAGTTTTCTGATATTTTTTACTTTTTTAGGTTTTAGATTGGGGTTTGATTCAGTATTATTAAGCCATATTGCGTTTTCAATTCCAATTGTTGTATTGATGGTGCTTCCTAAAATTAATGAGTTGCCAAAAACAATGGTGGACGCGGCCTATGATTTGGGTGCATCTAGTTGGCAGACGCTGACTAAGGTAATTTTACCAGCGATTACTCCAGGTATTTTTGCAGGGTATTTTATGGCATTTACGTATTCATTAGATGACTTTGCAGTTACTTTTTTTGTTACCGGCAACGGATTTTCGACATTGTCCGTTGAAATCTATTCGCGTGCACGACAAGGGGTAGATTTAGAGGTCAATGCGCTATCAACACTGATGTTTTTTGTCTCATTATTGTTAGTTGTTGGTTATTATTTATTAGGACGATACAATCAAAGTCGTCGTATGCAGCGGGTTAAAGCAGCGGAGGCAAAGATTAATCAATGA
- a CDS encoding ABC transporter permease translates to MHKKAVYLIPYLLWIGLFVIAPMALILYQSFFNISGHFTLGNYEQYLANGVYLKMTFNSILYALIITVSTLLISYPTALILNRLKNKQLWLLLIILPTWINLLLKTYAFIGLFSQNGSVNDFLRFVGVGSHQILFTDASFIFVAAYIEIPFMILPIFNSLAELKPSMINASRDLGANSWQTFRRVTLPLTMPGVKAGFQAIFIPSLSLFMITRLIGGNRVITLGTAIEEHFLVTQNWGMGSTIGVILILAMFVVMYLTRDRKAKGGKIR, encoded by the coding sequence ATGCATAAAAAGGCGGTGTACCTAATTCCATATTTATTATGGATTGGTTTATTTGTTATCGCTCCAATGGCATTGATTTTATATCAATCATTTTTTAATATTAGCGGGCATTTCACACTTGGGAACTACGAGCAGTATTTGGCTAATGGCGTGTATTTAAAGATGACGTTTAACTCGATTTTATATGCATTGATTATCACTGTCAGCACATTGTTGATTAGTTATCCAACCGCATTAATTTTGAACCGGTTGAAAAATAAACAGTTATGGTTATTGTTAATTATTTTACCAACTTGGATTAATCTATTGCTGAAAACATATGCGTTTATTGGTTTATTTAGCCAAAATGGTTCGGTCAATGACTTCTTACGATTCGTGGGAGTAGGTAGTCATCAAATCTTATTTACGGATGCTAGTTTTATTTTTGTAGCAGCATATATTGAGATTCCATTTATGATTTTGCCGATCTTTAATTCACTGGCTGAGTTAAAACCGTCAATGATTAATGCAAGTCGAGATTTGGGAGCCAACAGTTGGCAAACATTTCGCAGAGTGACTTTGCCGTTGACAATGCCAGGAGTTAAAGCTGGGTTTCAAGCAATTTTTATTCCATCATTATCACTTTTCATGATTACCCGTTTGATTGGTGGCAATCGTGTGATTACTTTGGGGACTGCAATTGAGGAGCACTTTTTAGTCACTCAAAACTGGGGGATGGGTTCTACAATTGGTGTTATTTTAATTTTGGCAATGTTTGTGGTGATGTATCTAACCCGTGATCGAAAAGCCAAAGGGGGTAAAATCAGATGA
- a CDS encoding ABC transporter ATP-binding protein — protein MTKSVIEFRQVNKSFDETKVLNEIDFEIEAGKFYTLLGPSGCGKTTILRIIAGFSDVTSGDVLFEGEKVNELPANERQVNTVFQDYALFPHLNVFENVAFGLEIRKLKKATIKAKVEEALKLVHLDGYGRREIAELSGGQQQRVAIARAIINEPKVLLLDEPLSALDHKLRKEMQGELRDLQRRLGITFIFVTHDQEEALAMSDQIFVMNAGKILQSGSPVDIYDEPINHFVADFIGESNIIPGKMKQDYVVNFDGQDFECVDAGMKPNESVEVVIRPEDLDITLIDTGQVNVTVDKQLFRGVDYQITGHDVMNNEWKINSIHPTKIGQTVGLAFDPEDIHIMRYGEAEDDFDARLETYDD, from the coding sequence GTGACCAAAAGTGTAATTGAATTTCGACAAGTTAATAAAAGTTTTGATGAAACTAAAGTATTAAATGAAATCGATTTTGAAATTGAAGCGGGTAAATTTTATACGCTTCTAGGACCATCTGGTTGCGGAAAAACAACCATTCTAAGAATAATTGCTGGATTTTCAGACGTGACAAGTGGGGATGTTTTGTTTGAAGGAGAAAAGGTTAATGAATTACCAGCTAATGAGCGCCAAGTAAATACAGTGTTTCAAGACTATGCACTTTTTCCGCACCTGAATGTGTTTGAAAATGTTGCATTTGGGTTGGAAATCAGAAAGTTAAAAAAAGCGACAATTAAGGCTAAGGTAGAAGAAGCACTGAAGCTAGTCCATTTGGATGGCTATGGGCGTCGAGAAATTGCAGAATTATCTGGTGGCCAACAGCAACGAGTGGCGATAGCGCGCGCAATTATCAACGAACCGAAAGTATTATTATTGGATGAGCCATTATCTGCGCTTGATCACAAATTACGGAAAGAAATGCAAGGTGAATTACGTGATTTGCAACGACGACTGGGGATTACCTTTATTTTTGTTACGCATGATCAAGAAGAAGCATTAGCAATGAGTGATCAGATTTTTGTTATGAATGCAGGTAAAATCTTGCAAAGTGGTTCTCCCGTCGATATTTATGATGAACCAATCAACCATTTTGTGGCGGACTTTATTGGTGAGAGCAATATTATTCCTGGAAAAATGAAACAAGATTATGTTGTTAATTTTGATGGACAAGATTTTGAATGTGTTGACGCAGGGATGAAGCCAAATGAATCAGTGGAAGTTGTTATTCGACCAGAGGACTTAGATATTACGTTAATCGATACCGGACAAGTGAATGTGACCGTGGATAAGCAGCTTTTCCGTGGAGTAGATTATCAAATTACTGGCCATGATGTGATGAATAACGAGTGGAAAATCAATTCGATTCACCCAACCAAAATTGGTCAAACGGTCGGGTTAGCATTTGATCCAGAGGACATCCATATCATGCGATACGGCGAAGCTGAAGATGATTTTGATGCTCGACTAGAAACATATGATGACTAA
- a CDS encoding Xaa-Pro dipeptidyl-peptidase has protein sequence MKNNQFSIIKTSHQQKIAELTHIGFLSSDSNFANSKELWQHFLQLSFPQATTASDTDQFLANLLATPDENLSTFLQSYTPLATDNFYLVALQLLQFEPKLDFDIHEITKSMETIQLPFFTHDKWNQDTVIDAWYLLLCTHTKNGQTFLDILTSRGFLAPLYDLPAQQKPIFFNGKSLAVFNPAKLIREVVYVESSLDTDRDGQADLLKVEILRPSDTNQQLKVPAVYTASPYNQGTNDEWGTKLTHNVNVPLAHKSQEDLNYKPTTFSRPTSKTSSTNTTTTATQTFSREASYTLNDYLVVRGFAIVYAAGIGTKDSDGIQTCGSPEQTDSTIAIIEWLTGKRMAFTNKVDGIEIKAWWCNGNVAMTGRSYLGTLATAAATTGVTGLKTIISEAGISSWYDYYRENGLVMAPGGFQGEDADVLAAETFSRKQDAADYQTVQPIFSKYLHEMQIAMDRQTGSYNDFWDARNYRPNLNKVAADVLLVHGLNDWNVKPNQAKAVWDHLPTNISKKIILHQGQHIYINAFRSLDFSDLVNLWLTNKLWELDNQADDILPNVIVQDNQQPESWHAFDNWEKSDQQQTWHLKDQELVTNLSSVSQVQSFNDHLDQATFDSYCHNPSQWQQTSAVKENNFNLKFKTKLTKDELLLRGTPILNARIASSTDHGMLSSQLVDYGTAKRLNVAPTILAKNGIQLGFLWREDDLREFQLANQSTDFKVISYGHINLQNRDNSRQTNELTANQFIDLKLPLQPIFHHLATGHQLGLLLFATDFGMTKRGNEKITYQVDLNHCDLTIPTVQRI, from the coding sequence ATGAAAAATAATCAATTTAGTATTATTAAAACATCACATCAACAAAAAATAGCTGAACTAACTCATATTGGTTTTCTAAGCAGCGACTCTAATTTTGCCAATTCTAAGGAACTTTGGCAACACTTTTTACAACTTTCTTTTCCACAAGCAACCACTGCATCCGATACAGATCAATTTCTAGCTAATTTACTGGCTACTCCAGACGAAAATCTCTCCACTTTTTTACAATCTTATACTCCATTGGCAACAGATAACTTCTATCTAGTAGCATTACAATTACTACAGTTCGAGCCAAAACTAGATTTTGATATTCATGAAATCACTAAGAGCATGGAAACTATTCAGTTGCCTTTTTTCACTCATGACAAATGGAATCAAGACACTGTAATTGATGCTTGGTACCTATTGCTATGTACACACACTAAAAACGGCCAAACATTCCTTGATATTTTAACCAGTCGTGGCTTTCTGGCACCATTATATGATTTACCAGCACAGCAAAAACCAATTTTTTTTAATGGTAAATCCCTAGCAGTCTTTAATCCAGCTAAATTGATTCGGGAAGTCGTATACGTTGAATCATCACTCGATACTGACCGTGATGGACAAGCTGACTTATTAAAAGTAGAAATATTACGGCCTAGTGATACTAATCAACAACTAAAAGTCCCCGCTGTCTACACTGCTAGCCCATATAATCAAGGTACTAACGATGAATGGGGCACAAAGTTAACCCATAACGTCAATGTACCCTTAGCTCATAAATCACAAGAAGACTTGAACTACAAACCAACAACCTTTTCACGGCCAACCAGCAAGACATCCTCAACTAACACCACAACCACAGCAACTCAAACATTCAGTAGAGAAGCCTCATACACGCTCAATGATTATCTTGTTGTTCGTGGTTTTGCAATTGTTTATGCGGCTGGAATTGGCACTAAAGATTCAGACGGCATTCAAACTTGTGGTTCTCCCGAGCAGACAGACTCAACCATTGCCATCATTGAATGGTTAACTGGCAAGCGTATGGCGTTCACCAATAAAGTTGATGGAATTGAAATTAAAGCTTGGTGGTGTAATGGAAACGTCGCAATGACTGGTCGTTCATACTTAGGAACCTTAGCCACTGCTGCTGCTACCACTGGTGTGACTGGATTAAAAACGATTATTAGTGAAGCTGGTATTTCTAGTTGGTACGATTATTATCGCGAAAACGGACTAGTAATGGCTCCCGGTGGCTTTCAAGGAGAAGATGCTGATGTTTTGGCAGCCGAGACATTTAGTCGCAAACAAGACGCTGCTGATTACCAAACTGTTCAACCTATTTTTAGCAAGTATCTACATGAAATGCAAATCGCGATGGATCGCCAAACAGGCAGTTATAACGATTTTTGGGATGCACGTAATTACCGTCCAAATTTAAACAAAGTTGCTGCTGATGTCTTGTTAGTTCATGGCTTAAATGATTGGAACGTCAAACCCAATCAGGCTAAAGCAGTTTGGGATCATCTTCCAACTAATATCTCTAAAAAAATCATCTTACATCAAGGACAACACATCTATATCAATGCATTTAGATCACTAGATTTTTCTGACTTAGTTAATCTATGGCTAACTAATAAACTCTGGGAGCTTGATAACCAAGCAGATGATATTTTACCCAACGTCATTGTGCAAGACAATCAACAACCTGAAAGTTGGCATGCATTCGATAATTGGGAAAAATCAGATCAACAACAAACCTGGCATTTAAAAGACCAAGAACTTGTAACAAATCTTAGCTCCGTTTCACAAGTGCAATCATTTAATGATCACCTTGATCAAGCAACATTTGATTCATACTGTCATAACCCGAGCCAGTGGCAACAAACAAGTGCCGTAAAAGAAAATAATTTTAATTTAAAATTCAAAACCAAATTAACTAAAGATGAATTGTTATTGCGTGGTACTCCTATTTTGAATGCCCGTATTGCCAGTTCAACTGATCATGGTATGTTGAGCTCACAGCTTGTTGATTATGGCACTGCTAAGCGATTAAACGTTGCACCAACAATATTGGCAAAAAATGGCATCCAGTTAGGCTTTTTGTGGCGTGAAGATGATTTACGTGAGTTCCAATTAGCAAATCAATCAACAGATTTCAAAGTTATTTCATATGGTCATATTAACTTACAAAATCGCGATAACTCTCGTCAAACAAATGAATTAACAGCCAATCAATTTATCGACTTAAAATTACCATTACAGCCGATTTTTCACCATCTAGCTACCGGACATCAATTAGGTCTATTACTTTTTGCTACTGACTTTGGCATGACAAAACGTGGCAACGAGAAAATTACGTATCAAGTAGATCTAAATCACTGTGATCTAACCATTCCGACTGTTCAACGCATTTGA
- a CDS encoding biotin transporter BioY, with translation MAKSRVRGIIYAAQLAILLAISAQIIIPLPLIPFTAQTLAVGVLATISDFSLSNWAIGGYLLLGLVGLPVFAGGTAGVGVIFGPTGGFLWGFFLQAWIIAKARQMKFKQNLIIGNLLGALAQLIIGAIWLKLVSQLSWPAAMSAGILPFLIPGIIKGVLAALIGQLLLARLHSPLQMR, from the coding sequence ATGGCTAAATCTCGTGTGCGGGGAATTATTTATGCGGCTCAGTTAGCTATTTTATTAGCAATTAGCGCACAAATTATTATTCCATTACCACTAATACCATTTACAGCACAAACACTGGCCGTCGGTGTTTTGGCCACGATCTCTGATTTTTCGTTATCGAACTGGGCAATTGGTGGATACTTACTATTAGGCTTAGTTGGGCTTCCAGTATTTGCTGGGGGAACAGCTGGTGTTGGCGTTATCTTTGGGCCAACGGGCGGATTTTTATGGGGATTTTTCCTACAGGCGTGGATAATCGCAAAAGCACGCCAAATGAAATTCAAACAAAACTTGATTATTGGCAATCTATTAGGCGCACTTGCTCAACTAATAATTGGGGCAATCTGGTTAAAATTAGTCAGTCAATTATCATGGCCAGCAGCTATGAGTGCTGGGATTTTACCATTTTTAATTCCAGGGATTATAAAAGGCGTGCTAGCAGCTTTAATTGGTCAGCTGTTATTAGCACGCCTCCATTCACCACTTCAAATGCGTTGA